A portion of the Chryseobacterium tructae genome contains these proteins:
- a CDS encoding DUF4349 domain-containing protein, with product MKKFILLIAISGSFIACKKGGVSQSKMEETVNSIDSTASVASDAIDNANKIANQALDSASIRIKDIEGAKNEIQDKVERTSKMVDSLSDKIAATKLESKVEKKDSASKKSEKIVVNVPAPKVIKETKVIYKEKPKNDSYELNMPKDKMVKTGYLVVRADNAETVKQIIKEEAIRNNGYIKSENQSYIESANQRDENQKVYSMDIKVPIQHFDGLMEALNSNIGDIETRDIQVTGRNYTDNTICSININITDKTEAEKTPKTFGGKSLAAIESGWDVITSIFLFILPLWPIFLIGGIGYYFYKKKKNNNIPNQDSH from the coding sequence ATGAAAAAGTTTATCTTACTCATTGCAATTTCAGGTTCTTTTATTGCCTGTAAAAAAGGAGGAGTTTCTCAATCTAAAATGGAAGAAACGGTTAACAGTATAGACAGCACAGCTTCTGTTGCTTCAGATGCTATTGATAATGCGAACAAAATAGCAAACCAGGCTCTTGATTCAGCGAGTATAAGAATAAAAGATATTGAAGGCGCTAAAAACGAAATCCAGGATAAAGTTGAAAGAACATCCAAAATGGTAGATTCTTTATCTGATAAGATTGCTGCTACAAAACTGGAATCAAAAGTTGAGAAAAAAGATTCTGCTTCTAAAAAGTCTGAAAAGATCGTGGTTAATGTTCCTGCTCCTAAAGTTATAAAAGAAACCAAAGTTATTTATAAGGAGAAACCGAAGAATGACAGCTATGAATTGAATATGCCAAAAGATAAAATGGTAAAAACAGGATATCTTGTGGTACGAGCAGATAATGCCGAAACGGTAAAACAAATCATTAAAGAAGAAGCTATTAGAAACAATGGCTATATTAAAAGTGAAAACCAATCTTATATTGAATCGGCCAATCAACGGGATGAAAATCAAAAAGTATACAGCATGGACATTAAGGTTCCAATACAACATTTCGATGGCCTGATGGAAGCATTAAACAGTAATATAGGAGATATTGAAACCAGAGACATTCAGGTTACAGGACGTAATTATACAGACAATACTATTTGCAGCATCAATATAAATATCACCGATAAAACGGAAGCAGAAAAGACGCCTAAAACTTTTGGCGGAAAATCATTGGCTGCCATTGAATCTGGTTGGGATGTTATTACTTCAATATTCCTATTCATCCTTCCTTTATGGCCAATATTCTTGATCGGAGGTATTGGGTACTATTTTTATAAAAAGAAAAAAAACAACAATATTCCTAATCAGGATTCTCACTAG
- the rdgB gene encoding RdgB/HAM1 family non-canonical purine NTP pyrophosphatase → MNIEMELLVATHNEHKKEEIQQILGNDCVVKSLTDYNIHEEIVEDGDSFHANALIKAKYCFEKTGVPSLGDDSGLVVESLDGRPGIFSARYAGDHDFAKNIEKVLEEMQGVENRKAYFVTVLCYYDENGAQYFEGRVHGNLLTDNKGHKGFGYDPIFVPEGYDKTFAEMEPENKNKISHRKQALDLFMDFLKVK, encoded by the coding sequence ATGAATATAGAAATGGAATTATTGGTCGCTACACACAACGAGCATAAAAAAGAAGAGATTCAGCAGATTTTAGGGAATGACTGTGTCGTTAAAAGTCTTACGGATTATAATATCCATGAAGAAATTGTAGAAGATGGAGATTCTTTTCATGCCAATGCTTTAATCAAAGCTAAATACTGTTTTGAAAAGACAGGGGTTCCAAGTTTAGGAGATGATAGCGGACTTGTAGTAGAGTCTTTAGACGGTAGACCGGGAATTTTTTCTGCCCGCTATGCCGGAGATCATGATTTTGCTAAAAATATTGAAAAGGTATTGGAGGAAATGCAGGGAGTAGAAAACAGAAAAGCTTATTTCGTTACTGTTTTGTGCTATTATGACGAAAATGGAGCTCAATATTTTGAAGGAAGAGTTCATGGTAATTTATTGACCGATAATAAAGGTCACAAAGGATTCGGATACGATCCGATCTTCGTTCCTGAAGGCTATGACAAAACTTTTGCAGAAATGGAACCTGAAAATAAAAACAAGATCAGTCACCGTAAGCAGGCATTGGATCTGTTTATGGACTTTTTAAAAGTAAAGTAA
- a CDS encoding CPBP family intramembrane glutamic endopeptidase, with protein MENSRYPKFTFTWLGAVTLVVGLFVGTMAVSLFSTFWKVIFKENLELKDWFLMVANSVGFVTAIAFFDFFIVRRTTQKRLNFNLSSVNFSTYLLIFPMMAGMMFISEFTTTLIPTSGPFFGDFYEYFTQLMSQLTDNPVVMIIMTVIMAPIFEEIIFRGIIQKGLINKGVTPWKAILYASIIFGVVHGNPWQFISAVMLGCVLGLVYHKTKSLLMPILLHAFNNLTLSLLVLYGKEESFAKVFNVSEWLILGVGIVLFALFYYLFMKKYKVHYAEM; from the coding sequence ATGGAAAATAGCAGGTATCCGAAGTTTACTTTCACATGGCTGGGCGCTGTTACTTTAGTGGTTGGATTATTTGTGGGAACGATGGCGGTGTCTTTATTCAGTACCTTTTGGAAAGTGATTTTCAAAGAAAATCTTGAACTGAAAGACTGGTTTCTGATGGTAGCTAACTCTGTAGGGTTTGTTACAGCGATTGCCTTCTTTGATTTTTTCATTGTAAGACGTACTACCCAAAAGAGACTTAATTTCAATCTTTCGTCCGTTAATTTTTCTACCTATCTACTTATTTTTCCAATGATGGCCGGGATGATGTTTATTTCAGAGTTTACTACAACACTGATTCCTACTTCAGGACCTTTTTTTGGAGATTTTTATGAATACTTTACTCAGCTAATGAGTCAGCTAACCGATAATCCGGTAGTGATGATTATTATGACCGTCATTATGGCTCCTATCTTTGAAGAAATCATATTCAGAGGGATTATTCAAAAAGGGTTAATTAATAAAGGAGTAACACCATGGAAGGCTATTTTATATGCATCCATTATTTTCGGAGTTGTTCACGGAAATCCATGGCAGTTTATCAGTGCGGTAATGCTGGGATGTGTTTTGGGGTTAGTATATCATAAAACAAAATCTTTACTGATGCCAATATTATTGCATGCATTTAATAATCTGACGTTGTCATTATTGGTGCTATATGGTAAAGAGGAAAGCTTTGCGAAAGTTTTTAATGTTTCAGAATGGCTGATTTTGGGGGTCGGAATTGTGCTTTTTGCTTTATTCTACTATCTTTTTATGAAGAAATATAAAGTACATTATGCTGAAATGTAA
- a CDS encoding ribonuclease Z → MSTYLTILGFNSAIPTINTSPTAQLLEMEERNFLIDCGEGTQVQLRKAKARFSKINHIFISHLHGDHCFGLPGLIASFRLLGRENPLHVYGPKGIKKMLDTIFQITETHRGFEVVYHELDKDYSEKIYEDSRVEVYTIPLDHRIYCNGYLFKEKPKDRHLNMKEIAKYDEIESCDYHNIKAGKDFVLSDGYVLKNEVLTLEPAPPVSYAFCSDTRYLESVIPIIKNATVLYHESTFLHDLKEMADYTGHTTALEAATIAQKAQVGKLILGHFSNRYADLTVFTDEARNIFPNSFLPKALESVKI, encoded by the coding sequence TTGAGTACTTATTTAACAATATTAGGTTTTAATTCAGCGATTCCGACGATCAATACCTCACCAACAGCCCAGCTACTGGAAATGGAAGAAAGAAACTTCCTGATCGATTGTGGGGAAGGAACACAAGTGCAATTGAGAAAAGCAAAAGCCAGATTTTCAAAGATCAATCATATTTTCATTTCTCATCTTCATGGAGATCATTGTTTTGGGCTTCCGGGGCTTATTGCCTCTTTCCGTCTTTTAGGAAGGGAAAACCCTTTACATGTGTATGGCCCGAAAGGAATAAAAAAAATGTTAGATACGATCTTTCAGATTACAGAAACACATCGTGGTTTTGAGGTGGTCTATCATGAGCTGGATAAAGATTATTCAGAAAAAATCTATGAAGATAGCAGGGTAGAAGTGTACACCATTCCTTTAGATCATAGAATATATTGTAATGGTTATCTTTTTAAAGAAAAGCCGAAGGACAGACATTTGAATATGAAGGAAATTGCTAAATACGACGAAATAGAAAGCTGTGATTATCATAATATAAAAGCAGGAAAGGATTTTGTTTTAAGTGATGGCTATGTTCTTAAAAATGAAGTGTTGACCCTTGAGCCGGCTCCACCAGTGTCCTATGCATTCTGTAGTGATACCCGTTATCTTGAAAGTGTAATTCCGATCATTAAAAATGCTACGGTTCTGTATCATGAATCTACTTTCCTGCATGATTTAAAGGAAATGGCAGACTATACCGGGCATACTACGGCATTGGAAGCGGCTACTATTGCTCAGAAAGCTCAGGTTGGAAAACTGATTCTGGGACATTTTTCAAACAGATATGCAGATTTAACAGTGTTTACCGATGAAGCCAGAAATATTTTTCCTAATTCCTTCCTTCCAAAAGCTCTGGAAAGTGTAAAAATTTAA
- a CDS encoding ion transporter has product MEREHNLVPEDSLWKRYLYRIIYRSDTRLGKLFDIILLSLILVSTAIIMMESVPQLDRRFHYTFLILEWIISIFFTAEYSMRIAVLKNKKHYIFSFFGIIDFLALVPFYLSFFFPITKYFLIFRMLRMLRIFRIFNLLDFMNDGYLIVRALKNSSRKIYIFLLFLIIFSVIVGSLMFMVEGGRQGFETIPQSIYWAVVTVTTVGYGDVSPITPLGKFFAVVLMLAGYSIIAVPTGIVTAEMRNKRQNLEKVCDRCGNEDIDDDARYCKQCGKKLA; this is encoded by the coding sequence ATGGAAAGAGAGCACAATCTTGTTCCTGAAGATTCTTTATGGAAAAGATACCTTTACAGGATCATTTATCGCTCTGATACAAGGCTCGGAAAACTCTTCGACATTATATTATTATCTTTAATTCTTGTAAGTACTGCCATTATTATGATGGAAAGTGTACCTCAGCTGGATAGAAGATTCCATTATACATTTCTGATTCTTGAATGGATTATTTCTATTTTTTTCACGGCAGAATATTCTATGAGAATTGCAGTGCTAAAAAATAAAAAGCACTATATATTCAGTTTCTTCGGAATCATAGATTTCCTTGCTCTGGTTCCATTTTATCTTAGTTTTTTCTTTCCGATCACCAAGTATTTTCTGATCTTCAGAATGCTGAGAATGCTGAGAATCTTCAGGATTTTCAATTTATTGGACTTCATGAATGATGGCTATCTTATTGTAAGAGCTTTAAAAAACAGTTCAAGAAAAATTTATATATTCCTTCTGTTTCTGATTATATTTTCAGTGATTGTAGGCTCGCTGATGTTTATGGTGGAAGGTGGCCGACAAGGGTTTGAAACGATTCCTCAATCTATTTACTGGGCTGTAGTCACTGTAACTACCGTGGGATACGGAGATGTCTCCCCTATTACTCCTTTAGGAAAGTTTTTTGCCGTTGTCCTAATGCTTGCCGGTTATTCCATTATTGCTGTTCCTACCGGAATTGTAACGGCTGAAATGCGAAACAAAAGACAAAATCTAGAAAAGGTATGTGACCGTTGTGGCAATGAGGACATTGATGATGATGCAAGGTATTGCAAACAATGTGGCAAGAAATTAGCTTGA
- a CDS encoding AMP-dependent synthetase/ligase, giving the protein MTIKRLFDIPHYALEKYPKTDMFVTKYHGEWKKTSTQEFINEGNKISRGLLKLGIKPGDKIALITTNSRTEWAIMDFGLSQIGVVSVPVYPSISPEDYEFIFNNAEIQYCFVSDKELLNKVMKVKHNIPTLQGIFTFDKISGAANWSEILDLGKDESTQIEVEDLSNAIHTEDLATIIYTSGTTGRPKGVMLTHNNIVSNVLGSIPRIPKKKSLDYKETRALSFLPICHIFERMLFYLYQYNGFSLYFAESIDKMGENVKEVKPHYMTVVPRLVEKVYDKIYNTGSSAGGLKSKIFFWALNLITKKKSVSKPSGIQELIADKLVFSKWREGLGGEIVTLVSGSAALSTRLNLMFQNAGIPILEGYGLTETSPVISVNSFEKMKVGTVGVPLDNLQVKIQEDGEITVKGPSVFKGYFQNEEMTKETFTQDGFFKTGDIGHIDSDGFLQITDRKKEMFKTSGGKYIAPQTIENLAKASKFIEQIMVVGDGEKMPCALVQPDFEFAKSWAMRNNLNIGSTPAEIANSTELKQRIEKEIEGINEHLGNWEKIKKIELTPEIWSIESGLLTPTLKLKRKAVKEKFIALYNKMYDHQD; this is encoded by the coding sequence ATGACGATCAAGAGATTATTCGATATTCCACACTACGCTTTAGAAAAATATCCTAAAACGGATATGTTTGTAACGAAGTATCATGGTGAATGGAAAAAAACTTCCACCCAGGAGTTTATTAATGAGGGAAATAAGATATCCAGAGGATTGCTGAAGCTAGGAATAAAGCCGGGAGATAAGATCGCTTTGATAACCACCAATTCCCGTACTGAATGGGCTATTATGGATTTCGGGCTATCCCAGATCGGTGTTGTTTCAGTTCCGGTATATCCAAGTATTTCTCCGGAAGATTATGAATTTATCTTCAATAATGCTGAAATCCAGTATTGCTTTGTTTCAGACAAAGAACTGCTTAATAAAGTAATGAAGGTAAAGCACAACATTCCAACTTTACAGGGAATCTTTACTTTTGATAAAATAAGTGGTGCGGCTAACTGGAGCGAAATTCTGGATCTTGGCAAGGATGAATCTACCCAAATTGAGGTGGAAGATCTTTCCAATGCCATTCATACGGAAGACTTAGCCACTATTATTTATACTTCAGGAACTACCGGAAGACCTAAAGGAGTAATGCTCACTCATAACAATATTGTTTCCAATGTATTAGGCTCCATTCCAAGAATTCCTAAGAAAAAAAGTCTGGATTACAAAGAGACAAGAGCATTAAGCTTCCTTCCCATCTGTCATATCTTTGAAAGAATGCTTTTTTACCTTTATCAATACAACGGTTTTTCCCTTTATTTTGCTGAAAGCATTGATAAAATGGGGGAAAATGTAAAGGAAGTGAAACCTCATTACATGACCGTAGTCCCAAGATTGGTAGAAAAAGTATATGATAAAATCTACAATACCGGTTCTTCTGCGGGAGGTTTAAAATCAAAAATCTTCTTCTGGGCTTTGAATTTAATTACTAAAAAGAAATCAGTTTCAAAACCATCAGGTATTCAAGAGCTTATTGCAGATAAATTGGTTTTCTCTAAATGGAGAGAAGGGCTAGGAGGTGAAATTGTCACCTTAGTTTCAGGATCTGCAGCCTTATCTACAAGACTGAATTTAATGTTCCAGAATGCGGGAATTCCTATTTTGGAAGGATACGGTTTAACGGAAACATCTCCTGTAATTTCTGTAAATAGTTTTGAAAAAATGAAAGTAGGAACCGTTGGAGTTCCTTTGGATAATCTACAGGTAAAGATTCAGGAAGATGGTGAAATTACAGTGAAAGGGCCATCTGTTTTTAAAGGTTACTTCCAAAATGAAGAAATGACCAAAGAAACATTTACACAAGATGGATTCTTTAAGACGGGAGACATCGGTCATATTGATAGTGACGGATTCTTACAGATTACTGATCGTAAGAAGGAAATGTTTAAAACATCCGGCGGAAAATATATCGCTCCACAAACTATTGAAAATTTAGCCAAAGCATCGAAATTCATTGAGCAGATCATGGTAGTAGGTGATGGTGAAAAAATGCCGTGTGCCTTGGTACAACCTGATTTTGAATTTGCTAAAAGCTGGGCTATGAGAAACAACCTCAACATTGGTTCTACTCCTGCTGAAATTGCCAACAGCACAGAACTGAAACAAAGGATTGAAAAGGAAATCGAAGGAATCAATGAACACCTTGGAAATTGGGAGAAAATTAAAAAGATTGAGCTGACTCCTGAGATCTGGAGTATTGAATCCGGACTTCTGACTCCTACGCTGAAGCTGAAGAGAAAGGCGGTAAAAGAGAAGTTTATTGCCCTCTACAATAAGATGTATGACCATCAGGATTAA
- a CDS encoding zinc ribbon domain-containing protein, whose protein sequence is MAKTNDISVEEKLRALYDLQIIDSRLDEIRNTRGELPIEVEDLEIEIEGLEKRAEKFHADIKDQDDQIKTKHEVINHAKTLIEKYKSQQDNVRNNKEFEALGKEIEFQDLEIQLAEKRIKEFGAKIAHKNETLSELTSKIDDLKNHLKFKKEELDGLISETQKEEEYLLEQSKEYAGKIDERLLASYNRIRTNSINGLAVVGLERGAPKGSFFTIPPQKQMEIAQRKKIIIDEHSGKILVDDELVMEENERMNSVIKF, encoded by the coding sequence ATGGCAAAAACCAACGATATTTCAGTTGAAGAAAAATTAAGAGCTTTATACGATTTACAGATCATTGATTCAAGATTGGATGAAATCCGAAATACTAGAGGAGAATTGCCAATTGAAGTTGAAGATCTTGAAATCGAGATTGAAGGTCTTGAAAAGAGAGCTGAAAAATTTCATGCAGACATTAAAGATCAGGATGATCAGATCAAAACAAAGCATGAAGTGATTAACCATGCAAAAACTTTAATTGAGAAATACAAATCTCAGCAGGATAATGTAAGAAACAATAAAGAGTTTGAAGCATTAGGAAAAGAAATCGAATTCCAGGATCTTGAAATCCAACTTGCTGAAAAGAGAATTAAAGAATTCGGAGCTAAAATTGCTCACAAAAACGAAACTTTAAGTGAACTAACTTCAAAGATCGACGATTTGAAAAACCACTTAAAATTCAAGAAAGAAGAATTGGATGGTTTGATCTCTGAAACTCAAAAGGAAGAAGAATACTTATTAGAGCAATCTAAAGAATATGCAGGGAAAATTGACGAGAGATTATTAGCTTCTTACAACAGAATCAGAACAAACTCTATCAACGGTCTTGCTGTAGTAGGATTAGAAAGAGGAGCTCCAAAAGGATCTTTCTTCACTATTCCACCACAAAAGCAAATGGAAATTGCTCAGAGAAAGAAAATCATCATTGATGAACACTCTGGAAAAATTCTTGTTGACGATGAGTTGGTAATGGAAGAAAACGAAAGAATGAACTCTGTAATTAAATTCTAA
- a CDS encoding acyl-CoA dehydrogenase: MDFNLSEEQLMIQQAARDFAQNELLPGVIERDRDQKFPVEQVKKMGEMGLLGMMVDPKYGGAGMDSVSYVLAMEEIAKVDASAAVVMSVNNSLVCAGLEKFASEEQKVKYLTPLASGQVIGAFALSEPEAGSDATSQKTTAEDKGDYYLLNGIKNWITNGGTATYYIVIAQTDPEKKHKGINAFIVERGWEGFEVGVKEDKLGIRGSDTHSLIFNNVKVPKENRIGADGFGFNFAMAVLNGGRIGIASQALGIASGAYELALKYAKTRKAFKTEIINHQAIAFKLADMATQITAARMLCFKAACEKDAGKDISESGAMAKLYSSQVAMDTTIEAVQIHGGYGYVKEYHVERLMRDAKITQIYEGTSEIQKIVISRSIAK; the protein is encoded by the coding sequence ATGGACTTTAATTTATCGGAAGAACAGCTGATGATTCAGCAAGCGGCAAGAGACTTTGCACAGAACGAACTATTACCTGGAGTTATTGAAAGAGACCGCGACCAGAAATTCCCTGTAGAGCAGGTGAAGAAAATGGGCGAAATGGGACTTTTAGGAATGATGGTGGATCCAAAATACGGTGGTGCAGGTATGGACAGCGTTTCTTACGTGCTGGCAATGGAAGAAATTGCAAAAGTAGATGCCTCTGCAGCAGTTGTAATGTCTGTAAACAATTCATTGGTTTGTGCTGGTCTTGAAAAATTTGCATCTGAAGAACAAAAAGTAAAATATCTTACCCCTCTTGCAAGTGGACAGGTAATCGGAGCATTTGCTTTATCTGAGCCTGAAGCTGGTTCTGATGCAACATCTCAGAAAACGACTGCTGAAGACAAAGGAGATTACTATCTTTTAAATGGTATTAAAAACTGGATCACTAACGGTGGAACAGCTACATATTATATCGTAATTGCACAAACTGATCCTGAGAAAAAACATAAAGGAATCAACGCTTTCATCGTAGAAAGAGGTTGGGAAGGTTTTGAAGTTGGGGTAAAAGAAGATAAATTGGGAATCAGAGGAAGTGATACTCACTCTTTGATCTTCAATAACGTAAAAGTTCCAAAAGAAAATAGAATTGGTGCTGACGGATTTGGTTTCAATTTTGCAATGGCTGTATTGAATGGCGGAAGAATCGGTATCGCTTCTCAAGCGTTAGGTATTGCTTCAGGAGCTTATGAATTGGCATTGAAATATGCTAAAACAAGAAAAGCGTTCAAGACGGAGATCATCAACCACCAGGCTATTGCATTCAAATTAGCTGATATGGCAACTCAGATCACTGCTGCAAGAATGCTATGTTTCAAAGCAGCTTGTGAGAAAGATGCAGGAAAAGATATCTCTGAAAGCGGAGCGATGGCAAAATTATACTCTTCTCAGGTAGCAATGGATACTACTATTGAAGCTGTACAGATCCACGGTGGATACGGATATGTGAAAGAATACCACGTAGAAAGATTAATGAGAGATGCAAAAATCACTCAGATCTACGAAGGAACTTCTGAAATCCAGAAAATCGTGATCTCAAGAAGTATTGCAAAATAA
- a CDS encoding Nif3-like dinuclear metal center hexameric protein, translating into MTIRKVIAEIDRLIPLQQAEDFDNVGLLCGVPDRNVSGILVCHDALENVVDEAIERNCNLIVCFHPIIFSGLKSLTGKNYVERAVLKAIENKIAIYAIHTAFDNDFFGVNHGICSQLGLKNMKILQPKENNLKQLTVFVPKDYSEKVKEAMFSAGAGSIGFYDECSFTVNGNGTFRPVEGSNPFSGQQNIRENADEDMISVIFEGFKQGQIVGAMKDAHPYEEVAHQIYSLDNKNHHVGLGMYGDLDEEMEEKDFLGFVKEKFGLEMIKHSAFNNKKIKRVGVLGGSGASGIRSAVSKKCDAYLTGDLKYHDYFLAESKMLICDIGHYESEQFVTQQLFEILSQKFSTFAISKSIEKTNPVNYFI; encoded by the coding sequence ATGACAATAAGAAAAGTAATTGCAGAAATAGATAGGCTCATTCCGTTGCAGCAGGCAGAAGATTTTGATAACGTAGGGTTGTTATGTGGAGTTCCTGACCGGAATGTATCCGGAATTCTGGTTTGTCATGATGCCTTGGAAAATGTAGTAGATGAAGCTATTGAGAGAAACTGTAACCTGATTGTATGTTTTCATCCTATTATTTTTTCCGGACTGAAATCTTTAACCGGGAAAAATTATGTGGAAAGAGCCGTTTTAAAAGCTATTGAAAATAAAATTGCCATTTATGCCATTCATACTGCCTTTGATAATGATTTCTTTGGGGTAAACCATGGAATATGCAGTCAATTGGGATTAAAGAATATGAAAATTCTTCAGCCCAAGGAAAATAATTTAAAACAACTGACGGTTTTCGTACCTAAAGATTATTCAGAGAAAGTAAAAGAAGCAATGTTCTCTGCCGGAGCAGGAAGCATAGGGTTTTACGATGAATGCAGCTTTACTGTTAATGGAAACGGTACATTCAGACCTGTTGAAGGTTCAAATCCATTTTCAGGGCAGCAGAACATTCGGGAGAATGCCGATGAAGATATGATTTCTGTGATTTTTGAAGGATTTAAGCAGGGGCAAATTGTGGGGGCAATGAAAGATGCACATCCCTATGAAGAAGTAGCTCATCAGATATACAGTCTTGATAATAAAAACCATCACGTTGGTTTGGGAATGTATGGTGATCTGGATGAAGAAATGGAGGAAAAAGATTTCCTGGGATTTGTAAAAGAAAAATTTGGTCTCGAAATGATAAAACACTCAGCTTTTAATAACAAAAAAATTAAAAGAGTAGGGGTTCTGGGAGGCTCTGGAGCCAGTGGAATACGCTCTGCAGTTTCCAAAAAATGTGATGCCTATCTTACCGGAGATCTTAAATACCATGACTATTTTTTAGCCGAGTCTAAAATGTTGATCTGTGATATAGGACATTATGAATCAGAACAATTTGTAACTCAACAATTATTTGAAATTTTATCACAAAAATTTAGTACATTTGCAATTTCAAAATCTATTGAAAAAACAAACCCAGTAAATTATTTCATTTAA